One window of Gemmatimonadaceae bacterium genomic DNA carries:
- a CDS encoding M1 family aminopeptidase gives MIAVRHLVTAALCAGIAATSALQAQSPRPYRPDFDVADYALTLDLPDSGATIHGNATLTVSRAGKADTLVLDLLDLGVNAVTVDGHAVKFNRTAETIRISVPSRPKTMLVSVDYSGAVKDGLIVRRDSAGRWTYFGDNWPNRARHWIPSIDHPSDKATVTWRVRAPSSRTVVANGRLISSKPLGGDRTETVWREARPIPVYLMVIAAAPLVMYDLGETACGLAERQRCVPQMVYVAPEQRSFLPGPFARAGEIVGFFASLVGPFPYEKLAHLQSATRFGGMENASEIFYADAGFRRGTMTDALIAHETAHQWFGDAVTERDWSHLWLSEGFATYFAALWRRAASGDSAFRANMAAIRATVLADSTAVTHRPVIDSTETNYLALLNRNSYEKGGFVLHMLRKQVGERAFYEALRGYYVRHKGATAVTDDLQAEMERASKQRLQWFFDQWLRRPGYPTVTATWAYDAATHETSITVRQDSRFGAYQFPLTIAVVDSTGASHRAVAQLSATAGAVQVRVPLSTAPSAVVLDPDVELLAALHVSPR, from the coding sequence GTGATCGCCGTCAGACATCTCGTCACCGCGGCGCTGTGTGCCGGCATCGCGGCGACCTCCGCGCTCCAGGCCCAGTCGCCGCGCCCCTATCGCCCCGACTTTGACGTCGCCGATTACGCGCTGACGCTCGATCTGCCGGATTCCGGCGCGACCATACACGGCAACGCGACGCTCACCGTCTCGCGCGCGGGCAAGGCCGACACGCTCGTTCTCGATCTGCTCGACCTCGGCGTGAACGCGGTGACGGTGGACGGTCACGCGGTGAAGTTCAATCGCACCGCTGAGACGATTCGCATTTCGGTGCCGAGCCGCCCGAAGACGATGCTCGTGTCGGTCGACTATTCGGGCGCCGTGAAGGACGGCTTGATCGTTCGGCGCGACTCGGCCGGGCGATGGACGTACTTCGGCGACAACTGGCCGAATCGTGCGCGGCACTGGATTCCGAGCATCGATCATCCGAGCGACAAGGCGACGGTGACGTGGCGCGTGCGCGCGCCTTCATCACGCACCGTCGTTGCCAACGGTCGCTTGATTTCCAGCAAGCCGCTCGGCGGCGATCGCACGGAAACGGTGTGGCGCGAGGCGAGGCCGATTCCGGTGTATCTCATGGTGATCGCCGCCGCGCCGCTCGTGATGTACGATCTCGGCGAGACGGCGTGTGGACTCGCCGAACGGCAGCGGTGCGTGCCGCAGATGGTGTACGTCGCGCCGGAGCAGCGCTCGTTTCTGCCAGGGCCGTTCGCGCGCGCCGGTGAGATCGTTGGTTTCTTCGCGTCGCTCGTCGGGCCGTTTCCGTACGAGAAGCTCGCGCACCTGCAATCGGCGACGCGCTTTGGCGGTATGGAGAACGCGAGCGAGATCTTCTACGCCGACGCCGGCTTTCGCCGCGGAACGATGACCGACGCGTTGATCGCGCACGAGACGGCGCATCAATGGTTTGGCGACGCGGTCACCGAGCGTGATTGGTCGCATCTGTGGCTGTCGGAAGGTTTCGCCACCTACTTCGCGGCGTTGTGGCGGCGCGCCGCATCAGGCGACAGCGCATTTCGCGCGAACATGGCGGCGATTCGCGCCACCGTGCTCGCCGACAGCACCGCGGTCACGCACCGTCCGGTGATCGACAGCACCGAGACGAACTATCTCGCGCTACTCAATCGCAACAGCTACGAAAAGGGCGGCTTCGTGCTGCACATGCTGCGCAAGCAAGTCGGCGAGCGGGCGTTTTACGAAGCCTTGCGCGGATACTATGTGCGTCACAAGGGCGCGACCGCGGTCACCGATGATCTGCAAGCCGAGATGGAGCGCGCGTCGAAGCAGCGGCTGCAATGGTTCTTCGATCAGTGGCTCCGGCGGCCGGGATATCCGACCGTCACCGCGACGTGGGCGTACGACGCTGCAACGCACGAAACCTCGATCACCGTGCGGCAGGACAGCCGGTTCGGCGCGTATCAGTTTCCTCTCACCATCGCGGTCGTCGATTCAACGGGAGCGTCGCACCGCGCGGTCGCGCAGCTGTCGGCTACGGCGGGCGCCGTGCAGGTCCGCGTTCCCCTTTCCACGGCGCCGTCGGCCGTGGTGCTCGATCCGGACGTCGAGCTGCTCGCCGCGCTGCACGTGAGTCCCCGATGA
- a CDS encoding CoA-binding protein, whose protein sequence is MTTNDHDSDWRRHLIDDNEGIARVLGGTKRIAVLGIKVDPDQPAHYVPEYAQQTGHEIVPVPVYFPDVTEILGEKVYRKVADVPGDVDMVNVFRRSRDVPPHVDDIIAKHPKSVWLQLGIRNDEAAERLARAGIDVVQDRCLMVEMRRRGK, encoded by the coding sequence ATGACGACGAACGACCACGACTCCGATTGGCGGCGCCACCTGATCGACGACAATGAGGGAATCGCCCGCGTGCTCGGCGGCACCAAGCGCATCGCGGTGCTGGGCATCAAGGTCGATCCCGATCAGCCCGCGCACTACGTCCCGGAATACGCGCAACAAACGGGACACGAGATCGTGCCCGTTCCCGTGTATTTCCCCGACGTCACCGAGATTCTCGGCGAGAAGGTCTATCGCAAAGTCGCCGACGTTCCCGGCGACGTCGACATGGTGAACGTGTTCCGCCGCTCGCGCGACGTGCCTCCGCACGTCGACGACATCATCGCCAAGCATCCCAAGTCGGTCTGGCTCCAGCTCGGCATTCGCAACGATGAGGCGGCCGAGCGGCTCGCGCGCGCCGGAATCGACGTCGTGCAGGACAGGTGTCTCATGGTCGAGATGAGACGGCGCGGAAAATAG
- a CDS encoding saccharopine dehydrogenase C-terminal domain-containing protein, with translation MRMLVLGAGLQGSACAYDLLQDKEVTEVRLADVHIGQLPEFLAPYSGPRLLPTTLDVRDESAVLGAMRQCDAVMSAIPYYFNYDLARLAVQAGVHFCDLGGNTEIVFKQKELDAEAKRKNITVVPDCGLAPGMVNILSEYGIRQLDSVESVKIFVGGLPQHPEPPLNYMLVYSLEGALDYYTTLSWVLRNSKRTQVKALSEIEPVTFDFAELEAFHTAGGLSTMAFRYEGKIPTMEYKTLRYPGHAYLMAAVREMGLLDNSPIDVKGTKVVPRDLFIASVQPKLRKPKGHDLVALRVIVRGTKDGKPATKEFDLVDRYDEKREISAMMRTTGYSLSITGLMQVRRQIQPPGVHTPDECVPPELYVAELRKRGIDIKES, from the coding sequence ATGCGGATGCTCGTTCTTGGCGCGGGATTGCAGGGTTCGGCGTGCGCGTACGACCTGCTGCAAGATAAAGAAGTGACGGAAGTACGATTGGCCGACGTGCACATTGGCCAGCTGCCGGAGTTTCTCGCGCCGTACTCGGGACCGCGGCTGCTGCCCACCACGCTCGACGTGCGCGACGAGAGTGCCGTGCTTGGTGCCATGCGCCAGTGCGACGCGGTGATGAGCGCCATTCCGTACTACTTCAATTACGACCTGGCCCGTCTCGCGGTGCAGGCCGGCGTCCACTTCTGCGATCTTGGCGGCAACACCGAGATCGTGTTCAAGCAGAAGGAGCTCGACGCCGAGGCAAAGCGAAAGAACATCACGGTGGTGCCGGACTGCGGGCTGGCGCCAGGCATGGTGAACATTCTCTCGGAGTACGGCATTCGGCAGCTCGACTCCGTGGAGTCGGTGAAGATCTTCGTTGGTGGGTTGCCGCAGCATCCGGAGCCGCCGCTCAACTACATGCTCGTCTATTCGCTCGAGGGCGCGCTCGACTACTACACGACGCTGTCGTGGGTATTACGGAACTCGAAACGCACGCAGGTGAAGGCGCTCTCCGAGATCGAGCCGGTGACGTTCGATTTCGCCGAGCTCGAGGCGTTCCATACGGCGGGCGGCCTGTCGACGATGGCGTTTCGGTACGAGGGCAAGATTCCGACGATGGAGTACAAGACGCTGCGCTATCCGGGGCACGCGTACTTGATGGCCGCGGTGCGCGAGATGGGCTTGCTCGACAATAGTCCGATCGACGTGAAAGGCACGAAGGTCGTGCCCCGCGACTTGTTCATCGCCTCGGTGCAGCCGAAGCTGCGGAAGCCGAAGGGCCACGATCTCGTGGCGCTGCGCGTCATCGTGCGCGGGACGAAGGATGGCAAGCCCGCGACGAAGGAGTTCGATCTCGTCGACCGCTACGACGAGAAGCGCGAGATCAGCGCCATGATGCGCACGACCGGCTACTCGCTGTCGATCACGGGCTTGATGCAGGTGCGCCGCCAGATTCAGCCGCCCGGGGTCCATACGCCGGACGAGTGCGTGCCGCCGGAGCTCTACGTCGCCGAGCTGCGGAAGCGCGGCATCGACATTAAAGAATCGTAA
- the dacB gene encoding D-alanyl-D-alanine carboxypeptidase/D-alanyl-D-alanine-endopeptidase — translation MKYMARLAALGLLAVASASSVSGAQRAPKKKSTPVRRAAAKDTRPAQPAWSTPSGASALASAVGGALAGHTRGGEWGAIIVSLTRGDTLFAENADAMMQPASTMKMYTSAVTLDHFGPDYTFRTPVLRDGAVSADGTLNGNLYLKGVGDPSMSSRFWHDESPMDALAKEVVAAGIKHVTGDLVGDATAFDDKLIPDGWKTSYLGAAYAARVSALSLNENLVWVVVQPDGRKASVTLDPASTTIPLESSVTTGGGSGGRISAARQPDGSIKVRGSIGASSGPLKYSLVVDNPALFTTGALRAALQKAGVTIDGQTRLAATPANATQVAAISSPPLAQIIGEMDRESINIVAELLFRATAHDALRQQGSAETGLANLREFLSKKVGMPGSVVDVSDGSGLSLNDSVTARSMVRLLGYVHNAPWGPVFHAALPVEGESGTLKRHGKGAPSRGNLHAKTGTTNTVAALGGYVTAKNGEVLAFSLIYNGADRWNAKAAMDQIGATMAEFVRD, via the coding sequence ATGAAATACATGGCCCGGCTGGCAGCGCTGGGGCTGCTGGCGGTCGCCTCTGCGTCTTCGGTTTCCGGCGCGCAACGCGCCCCCAAGAAAAAGTCCACTCCGGTTCGCCGAGCGGCGGCGAAAGACACGCGGCCCGCACAGCCGGCGTGGTCGACGCCCAGCGGTGCATCGGCGCTCGCGAGCGCGGTTGGCGGGGCGCTCGCCGGACACACGCGCGGCGGCGAGTGGGGCGCGATCATCGTGTCGCTGACGCGCGGCGACACGCTGTTCGCCGAGAATGCCGATGCGATGATGCAACCCGCGTCGACCATGAAGATGTACACGTCGGCCGTGACGCTCGATCACTTCGGTCCCGACTATACGTTCCGCACGCCGGTGTTACGCGATGGCGCCGTGAGCGCGGACGGCACGCTCAACGGCAATCTGTATCTCAAGGGCGTCGGCGATCCGTCGATGAGCTCGCGGTTCTGGCACGACGAATCGCCGATGGACGCGCTCGCGAAGGAGGTCGTGGCGGCGGGCATCAAGCACGTCACGGGCGATCTGGTCGGCGACGCGACGGCATTCGACGACAAGCTCATTCCCGACGGTTGGAAGACCAGCTACCTCGGCGCCGCGTACGCGGCGCGCGTGTCGGCCCTCTCGCTCAATGAGAATCTCGTGTGGGTGGTGGTACAGCCGGACGGGCGCAAAGCGTCGGTGACGCTCGATCCGGCGTCGACGACCATTCCGCTCGAAAGCTCGGTGACCACCGGCGGCGGCTCTGGCGGCCGCATCAGCGCGGCGCGCCAACCCGACGGTTCCATCAAAGTTCGTGGATCGATCGGAGCGAGCTCGGGCCCGCTCAAGTATTCGCTCGTCGTCGACAATCCGGCGCTGTTCACCACCGGCGCGCTGCGCGCCGCGTTGCAGAAGGCCGGCGTGACGATCGACGGCCAGACGCGCCTTGCCGCCACGCCCGCGAACGCGACCCAGGTCGCGGCGATCTCGTCGCCGCCGCTCGCGCAGATCATCGGCGAGATGGATCGCGAGAGCATCAACATCGTCGCCGAGTTGTTGTTCCGCGCCACGGCGCACGATGCGCTCAGGCAGCAAGGCTCGGCGGAGACCGGTCTCGCCAACCTGCGCGAGTTTCTCTCCAAGAAAGTCGGCATGCCGGGAAGTGTCGTGGACGTGTCCGACGGCAGCGGCCTTTCGCTCAACGATTCGGTCACCGCGCGCTCGATGGTCCGCCTGCTCGGATACGTGCACAATGCGCCGTGGGGACCGGTGTTCCATGCGGCGCTGCCGGTGGAAGGCGAGTCCGGCACGCTCAAGCGGCACGGCAAGGGCGCGCCGTCGCGTGGAAACCTGCATGCCAAGACTGGTACGACGAATACAGTCGCGGCGCTCGGCGGGTACGTCACGGCGAAGAACGGCGAAGTGCTCGCGTTCTCGCTGATCTACAACGGCGCGGACCGCTGGAACGCCAAGGCCGCGATGGATCAGATCGGCGCGACCATGGCGGAGTTTGTAAGAGACTAA
- a CDS encoding cytochrome c oxidase assembly protein: protein MVMSLALLHAGAQVGWTAFSVHPSTVVGIAGLAGVYEYAKRETGTGSRFPFYLSLALMFFSLNGPLHDLSDSYLFSAHMLQHLLLAFAIAPLMIMGVSGDMLRPTLRVRAVRIAAEWLTRPTHAFAIFTVVVSAWHLPPMYNYALAHHDIHIVQHLMFLAASVIMWWPVLSPLPELPRLSYPGQMLYLFLLTIPMAIVAVYITYADTVLYPMYASAPRVWGITPMNDQLYGGLLMWIPGGLYFYTIISIVFYRWQMAGAEDSREAAQVGWAAR, encoded by the coding sequence ATGGTGATGTCCCTCGCGCTGCTGCACGCGGGCGCGCAGGTAGGCTGGACGGCGTTTTCGGTCCATCCCAGCACGGTTGTCGGAATCGCGGGACTGGCCGGCGTGTACGAATACGCGAAACGGGAAACGGGAACCGGTTCCCGTTTCCCGTTCTATTTGTCGCTGGCGCTGATGTTCTTCTCGCTCAACGGCCCGCTGCACGACCTGAGCGATTCGTATCTCTTCAGCGCGCACATGCTGCAGCACCTCCTGCTGGCGTTCGCGATCGCGCCGCTGATGATCATGGGTGTGTCCGGCGACATGCTGCGTCCGACGCTGCGTGTGCGCGCGGTGCGCATCGCGGCGGAGTGGCTGACTCGCCCCACACATGCGTTCGCGATCTTCACCGTCGTCGTCTCGGCGTGGCACCTGCCCCCGATGTACAACTACGCGCTGGCGCATCACGATATTCACATCGTGCAGCACCTGATGTTTCTGGCCGCGTCGGTGATCATGTGGTGGCCCGTGCTGAGTCCCCTGCCCGAGCTGCCGCGCCTGAGTTATCCGGGGCAGATGCTCTATCTGTTCCTGTTGACCATCCCCATGGCGATCGTCGCGGTATACATCACCTACGCGGACACCGTGCTGTATCCGATGTACGCCAGTGCCCCGCGGGTGTGGGGCATCACGCCGATGAACGATCAGCTGTATGGCGGCCTGCTCATGTGGATTCCCGGCGGGCTGTATTTCTACACGATCATCTCGATCGTCTTCTACCGGTGGCAGATGGCCGGCGCGGAAGATTCCCGCGAGGCGGCACAGGTAGGCTGGGCGGCGCGGTAG
- a CDS encoding cytochrome C oxidase subunit IV family protein: MADHHDTFTHTNADIDVHAMGEVHEHPTWREYKWVALILTVITVGEVWVYYTPLQNSPVFVPLLLIMSAVKFAIVVLFYMHLKYDHKLFKALFTGPLIIAMSTLVALLFLFSKFGHG, encoded by the coding sequence ATGGCAGATCATCACGATACGTTCACCCACACCAACGCCGACATCGACGTCCACGCGATGGGCGAGGTGCACGAGCACCCCACGTGGCGGGAATACAAGTGGGTCGCGCTCATCCTCACCGTCATCACCGTCGGCGAGGTGTGGGTCTACTACACGCCGCTTCAGAATTCGCCGGTCTTCGTGCCGCTGCTGCTCATCATGTCGGCGGTGAAGTTCGCGATCGTCGTGTTGTTCTACATGCACCTCAAGTACGACCACAAGCTCTTCAAGGCGCTGTTCACCGGCCCGCTGATCATCGCGATGTCGACGCTCGTCGCCCTGCTCTTCCTCTTCTCGAAGTTCGGACACGGGTGA
- a CDS encoding cytochrome c oxidase subunit 3 has product MATAVASHAHPPTSTGLDHRKIAIWAFIGSECMLFASLISTYLIYKGKSVVGPFPHEACDPPVCATHLNAILNIPVTSMSTFVLLMSSLAMVLALAAVENRGKPGYEGVLGNSKLWLAVTALLGTTFLGFQAFEFTSFVHEGLTIRTNLFGSSFFTLTGFHGAHVTAGVLWLLTLLAIDIKRGLEPKDALLVDISALYWHFVDVVWIAIFTLVYLIK; this is encoded by the coding sequence ATGGCAACCGCAGTCGCTTCACACGCACATCCCCCGACCAGCACGGGCCTGGATCATCGCAAGATCGCGATCTGGGCCTTCATCGGGTCGGAGTGCATGCTCTTCGCGTCACTCATCTCGACGTATCTGATCTACAAGGGAAAAAGCGTTGTCGGACCGTTTCCCCACGAGGCATGCGATCCGCCGGTGTGCGCCACGCACCTCAACGCAATCCTGAACATTCCCGTCACGTCGATGTCGACGTTCGTGCTGCTGATGTCGTCGTTGGCGATGGTGCTCGCGCTCGCCGCCGTGGAGAACCGCGGGAAGCCGGGCTACGAAGGCGTCCTCGGCAACTCGAAGCTGTGGCTCGCCGTGACCGCGCTGCTCGGCACGACCTTTCTCGGCTTTCAGGCGTTCGAGTTCACGTCGTTCGTGCACGAAGGGCTGACCATTCGCACGAACCTCTTCGGCTCGTCGTTCTTCACGCTCACCGGTTTTCACGGCGCGCACGTGACGGCGGGTGTGCTCTGGCTGTTGACGCTCCTCGCGATCGACATCAAGCGCGGTCTCGAGCCCAAGGATGCGCTGCTCGTCGACATCTCGGCGTTGTACTGGCACTTCGTCGACGTGGTGTGGATCGCGATCTTCACGCTCGTCTATCTCATCAAGTAA